The Antechinus flavipes isolate AdamAnt ecotype Samford, QLD, Australia chromosome 4, AdamAnt_v2, whole genome shotgun sequence genomic interval AaacttccctcttcctctcttggTATACCCTCTAACTATTCGAATCCTGCAAGACCCAGGTTTAAGTCTCACCTTGACCATTTGAGCCCATTGTAGGTATTCAGTACCTCTTAGTGGGGGATGCTGGCTGTCCAATGGGGCCTCCTTCCCTGATTATTCTTAGGTTTGATAACAAGCTGGTGCTCCCAAGTCCTTCTGGGGTTCCTTTTTGTAACCCCAATCTACTGAACAGCAGTGGACTAGCATAGTTCGCCATGTTCAAAACTGGAAAATTgttctcttttcccattctccCTCTGCATCTGGTTCTACCTTACTCACCAGCAGCCTTGTCCAGAACACAGTAGTCTGGGGAGTTGTCAAAGTAGACAAGGTCAGCCCGCGTGGCGTGGCGATAGCCCTGACGGGCAGCAGTAAAGTTGGCACCATCCTGGGTGGCGGTCACCTGCACGGCCCCGTCGTAGCGCCTCCGCAGGTAATCACCAGTCCGGCGGAAGTCGGAGAGTGCGTGCCAACAGGTGCGAAGCGTACAGGAGCCACTAACTCCATGGCACTTACACTCCAGCTTCAGGAATCGACGGACAGcctgaggagggagggaaaaggcaaAGGGTCAGGGCTCACCTTCCATCCTGTAGGATGGATAACCcaagatagagggaaagagagaggggagggaagagagagggagatggagacagagagacggacATAGGAATAGAGGAGAGTAGGGGaaaggggcagggagagaggaaaaagagggaaaagggagaagaggggagaaagagagaggttgATAGAATGAGCCAGAGAGGGATGAaagatagggagggagaaaaaaaggggagagagagggaggaagggagaaagaggtagagaaagagagaaaggaagaaaaggaggaagaagaagaaagaaagaaaagaagagaagaaagggagggagagggaaagagaaaagaagaggggaagggataaagagaagggatagaaaagaggttacagagaaagagaggggagataaAGAGGAACACAAAGAAAATGCTTCATGTATAGAGTGATAAAACTGGGGAATAGGAAGATTAGGGGTTATTTCCTCCgtccaattaatcaacaaacatttatgaagagcCTACTTGGACCAAGCCATAGGCTGGGTGCAAAGTAAAAAGTGAAACAGTCTGGCTTCAAGGAGCACCCATTAGCTCCAAACTCTTCAAAGCCCAGTTCAGATTTTACTTCTGGGAAGGTTTTCTCCACCATCTAATTCACAGACGTCCTTCTTCTCTAGCCTCCTTTGCCATCTGCCTCCTAACACAATAGGAAGAATGCTGGATTGGGGCTCCAACGAGATACCAAGTTCCCACCCTGCATGAGCTGAAAGGAGTCTGAGCCTATGAATTCCATAAAATTCAGGGCCTGGGCTAGGGGACCTCTAGgtttccttccagatctaaatctgtgatccagtAATCTATGCCAGACAAGCCAGAACTTACTGTTATACTGTCTGGAATCCTCCTCTTAATTAACTGAACTAATGTAtgctactccttttttttttttttaagcatgtaCAAATTTCATTTCCTAGTATTTCTAGCAGAACATAAACCTCTCGGAGACAGGAACTGTTTCGTTTTGTCTGTTTCCACACCCATTTCAGGACTCGGCCCATAGCAGGTATTTAACAAACGGTTGTGACTGAACTGGGAAGGAGGGATTCTCCAGTTGAGCCCCGGGCCGAGCTGTCCCCACCCAGCCCCGTACAGACTGACCGTCCGGCCGCAGCGGTTGTTGTGCAAGTTCATGAGGGCTCGGGCGTCCTTGAGCCTCTTCTCCTTAGCATCCACAAAGGCCTTGGCGAAGCGGACCCCATAGTGGATGTTGTCGCTGCAGCCACCCCAGTCAAAGTCTCCCCGCTGGTCTCGGTCGCGACCGCGTGTATAAGGGTCGCAGCTGCACACGCTGAGCTCGCCCTGGCTGCAGGCCCGAGTGATGGCGTGCACCACGCCTGCCGATGAAATGGCGTACACGAAAGCCGCCTCCCGGCTGCCtagagtggggagggaaggaggggttCAGAGAAAAGGCCCAGGACTATCTTCATCCCGCGATCCCCCCAAGGACTCTGCGCACTCACCTCCTTCCAGAAGTCCCCCTTGCTTGGAGTCCCTCCTCGACTTCCCTAAGCACCAATCTTCATCAGAATACTCCCTAACACACCTCAGGGTTTCTGGGCACCGTATGTCTGTCTATCCCTTCAATTAGACCAACTCTTAGCCCCTTAGAGATTAGCTCTGGGTTTGGGATCAGGTTCACTAGTTTTGTATTTATGAGTCATTATGTAATTAAGATGTAAttacttaattattttaattaatatataatcaCAACTTACCTTCTAGACttgtttccatatctataaaacaGAGCTAATAACTGTTCCTCTACCTGGAAGGTTTATTGTGAAGacattttgcaaacctaaaaataCTACATCAGAGGATTCTAAAATTTTGAGTTGCTAAGGTCTTTTAGGGATCCAGCTGGGCCAgtctcccccattttacagatgagaaaactgagtcctagagaaagaaaaggatttattCAGTGTTTTCCAGCATCAGCAAGCAGCACACTGGAATGTCACTGGGAGTGAGAGGACCAGCTCTTCCAACTTTACTTTCCTTTGAATAGTATTCTCGTCACCATATCACACTTGACTCTGAATTATTATTAGACAAAGcacctctcctcccttcttccctcatgCTGGATGGCCATCCTGTCTGTAGCTGCTACATGAGAATCAGAGACTTCTTCAGAGGTCTGGACAGTTCTAATACCGAAGCCACAGTCACACTTGGAAAAGAGGAAGACATCAGACTAGAGAGACACTGACacatttctcccccttttccttcacCTAAACATCCTCCTGAGTTCCGAGAGCTGagatctctcctcttcccctccctttccctgttGTTCCTCTTTCAGTCTTTCTCCTGGCTCATCATCCAGTTTAGCCCAGCCTAATTTTCCCTGCTGAGCCGGGGCCAGGACAGTTCTCCAAATATTTACATATCCCCTTTCTGTTTACCCCTTGTTCCCATTACTGCCAGGGCTGGATGGGGGCAGGATACCCCCTCCCTGGTCCCTAGCTCTGAAAGGGATAGAGGGATTGCAAGGGCCAGTAGGGAAGCAAGAAACAGTGCCTGGCCCCTAAATACTCCTTTATTTAACAGAACTCAGAGCTGGGAGAAATAGAGATCTAGAGTGTGTCTAGGGAATCCGTGGATCCTTCAAGCCCCTAGCACATGGATTTTAGAGGGTCTCTTGTCCATGGGGATAAGAAGAGGGATTGTAGCCAATGGGAAGAAATGCTGAGCAGGAAACCAGAACTGAGGGCCCAATCTCAGCCAGATTcccataatcatcatcattattatgatccttaatatttacatagagttttaaggttttcaaagctatatgtgtatatgcacatgcatatataatatagatatttgtatgcatatataacatgcatatataatatagatacagATTGACATTTGAGTCTCAACAATCCTACAAAATGGGATCCATTTCCCCAATTTTGCAAATGAGATGAGAACGATTAGGTGACTGACCGAGTCTCAATGCTAACAATGTCTGAGAGGGATATCAAACTCTGGTTTCCTAAACATCAAGTCCAGTGCCAAAGATATCAAACTCTGTGCCAGCAAAAACCCCTCGATTGCtgcaaattaaaatgtaactgggaaatgtttgacaaaataaaaataaaacatagcgcagataatgttaatttgtggttttctaagaaaacccaaaCAAGAGAACACATAGGGAAATCAATATGCAGTTCCTTGAGTCGGACACTCTCGCTCTAGAGGGTTGGGTTTGAAGTCCCAGGGTCTATTTGATTCCCACTCCTGCCCCTTGTTACCTGTTGGGACCATGGGCAATCCCCCTAATTTCTGTGAATCTTGTTTATAACATGACTTCTAAGGTCATTTCCAGCTCTGTATTTATGATTCACCCTTGGAGGGGGAGGAATAATCTCCCCTTCCACTTGCCACCCCAAGGCCatggagagaagggaacaagatggaaagagaaggatggaaggaaaaaaggaaagggtaaAAAGAAGGGCACCCTACTTCTGAGCATAACCCGGCCAAAGACGGTGTGGTCGCGGTCCAGAGTTGTGCAGTTCCAGCGGTGATGACGGAACTGGTGCTGGCACTCGCGGATCCAATCCCGGGCACCCTCACCCAGGGAGCGCATGATGTCAGGATAGCGCTGGCACAACTGGCGTTGCCGGCTCACCAGCCCGGGGATGTTGTCACAGATCACCCGGGCCCCCAGTGCCCCGATATACCTGCAGGGAGTGGAGGGCACAGCATTGCAAGGAGTGCCTCAAACTGGGTCAGCTCAAGAGTCTCACTCAGCTTCAGCAATAAATTGGGGGGACTAAGGGAAGGGTCAGTTCTCTAGCTCTGGAGGGGATGGATGTTCCCTTCTCATACAACTCCCATCCCAATATTCATCCTGCCCCTACTCCCACTAGtgtcagtaataataataataaatgagctagcatttatatagagctctaagattcacaaagcactttatttgatattgtcaaatttatttatttgatattatttattatttatttgatacTTATTTGatatattactttatttgatcctcacagcaaccttgtGAGATcagtgctattatccccattttctagatggAGAAATGAGGCTGGGAGGTAAAGTGTCCCATCCTGGATTACCCAGCTAAGAAAGTGTCTGAAAGAGAATTTATACTCGAATTTTACTCTCCCTAAGTCCGGTACTCTATCCACCGCACCACCTAGCTCTTTCTAGTCTAGAGAATATAACGTGGCACACAAAAACAAGGTAGAAATCTCCTTCAACAGAAACCATTCTCCTCACTGAATTCTTGTCACAAACACTAAGCGAGTGGTCGCATCTCTTATTACCCAAGCCAAATGCTCGAGTCTAAAACCATACTAAAGTCATAGCTATGTCCCAGGTAGCTGCAGCTGGTTTATTTGATGAATGCTAACGATTCTGGAGAACAAAAACATCGGACAATAAGAGACCAGGATAATACACCGGCATAtggaggacctgcattcaaaatATGCCCGAGGCAAGTCATGGAACGACTTGAAGAGGTGGCTGCCCCTCCACATCTGTGATCCCATGGGCTTTCCCTGAACCCCACACTGAATGTGGCTGTCTCCCTGCCTATCCCGGACTGGGATGGAAGGCAAAAAAGAAGGACAGCGGGAGTGGAGTTCCTTGGAAGGGCGGTGAGTGGCAGCCCATGGCAAGGTTCATAACATAGGGATGTTTCTGGATTTGGTTGGGAAACCAGGGGTCCCAATCTCCAAGCTGAGGAAAAGAGACTCTCGCTTCTAACTctactcttccctctcttttgtcATCAGGAATCCTACCAGCCAGGCTGGCCCTGCGCCCTCCTGCTCCACCTTCCCCTTCCCACCATGGGATCTCCACTTCCTGAACAGGCATATTCTTCCCCCTTTACTGTGGTGAAATGGCTTTTAAAGTCCCCGTCCCCTCCTTCACAGGCCAAACCAAAGGGCACCGTGCCCTGGGATTGCTGTACGGGCAGAGATTTCGCTT includes:
- the WNT2B gene encoding protein Wnt-2b; its protein translation is MRSQGRTEEAAQLLRRRARLPVPASAPAPRYPARAAAPDGPGVPARFGVACLLLLLLTLPPRIDASWWYIGALGARVICDNIPGLVSRQRQLCQRYPDIMRSLGEGARDWIRECQHQFRHHRWNCTTLDRDHTVFGRVMLRSSREAAFVYAISSAGVVHAITRACSQGELSVCSCDPYTRGRDRDQRGDFDWGGCSDNIHYGVRFAKAFVDAKEKRLKDARALMNLHNNRCGRTAVRRFLKLECKCHGVSGSCTLRTCWHALSDFRRTGDYLRRRYDGAVQVTATQDGANFTAARQGYRHATRADLVYFDNSPDYCVLDKAAGSLGTAGRVCSKTSRGTDGCEVMCCGRGYDTTRVTRVTQCECKFHWCCAVRCKECRDTVDVHTCKAPKKAEWLDQT